GATAAGAGCCTGAATAATTATATTGTTGATATAGTAAACCAAACCAGAAGGCATCCTGACATTACCTTGGGATCAAGCCCTAGAGGTTCTATGTCCCTCTTCAGAGCTGCTCAGGCATGGGCATTTTATAATGAAAGAGATTATGTTCTACCTGACGACATCAAAAAGATGGTTATCCCTGTATTATCCCATAGAATTATTCTTAAACAGGAAGCAAAACTTAAGAAGATTACTTCGTCCGACATACTTCTCTCTATACTGAATAAAGTCAATGTTCCGGTTGTTGATTACTTTGAAGTATCGCCATAATAGCAAAGGACACATTGGGCTAATGGGAGGATAGGATGAATAGAAACAGAAAAATATATTTAGCACTTCTTATAAGTTCATTTTTGTTTATTTATTTTTATGGTGGAAAAATTCCGTATATGCTGTTTTTTGTAGTGCTTACTCTTCCGCTTGTATCGCTTTTATATACAACAGTTATTTTCCTGCGCTTCAAATTTACTCAAGAAGTTGACAAGAAAACAATAATAAAGGGAGAGAAAGTAAATTTTCTTATAAATATTATTAACGAAGATATTTTTCTATATCCATATATAAGAGTTAACTTTTACGGGACCGATACCTTTTTTGCTAACCAGTTTCATTCAAAGTGTTTTTCTCTAAAACCTTTTAAAAAGACCACTTTTGCATTTGAACTGGAATGCAATTATAGAGGCCAGTATCCAATAGGGATCAAATCCTTCGATATAGAAGATCTCCTGGGGATTTTCAAGCTTACATACAATTTTAATGAAAATAAGGAAATTACAGTTTACCCAAAGATTGTTTTCCTTGATAAATTCCTGCTGAAAGCTAACTATTTGTCTGATTCACATACTATTTTAAACAATAATATAGAGGATATGAGTACTATTTCCAGCATAAGAAAGTATACACACGGTGATGGATACAAAAGAATTCACTGGAAAATTTCCGCAAAAATGAATGAGTTGTTTGTAAAAAACTTTCAAAGCACTTCACAGACCAATGCTATTATGTATCTGGACCTGAAAAAAAACAATATGCCCTTTGACTACAAGACTATTGTGGAAGACAAAGTTATAGAGTGTGCCGTAGCAGTTACATACTACTGCCTGATGAACTGGATTCCTCTTGACTTTGTATATTACAGTTCAGGTATAGTAAATATGGAAGCAAAAAACCCTCTCGATTTCGAAGATATATACAAAACCCTCTCAAAGATTTCCTTTACTGAAAATATTGCACTCAAAGATATGTTAGAGATACACCTTGCAAATAATATCAAAAAGACAAATATAGTTATTTTTACTTCCAATGTCAATTATGATTTGTATAATGAGTTATACCGGATAAACTCCTCAGGATACCAGATAAGCCTTATTTATGTCTCTCCCCAGGATTTAACCGGAGAAGTAAACGAAGAAGCCGACAATGTCTTGTCTTTCCTTCCCGAAATCGGTGTAAATATATACAAGGTAAATATAAATGATAATATTAAACAAGTACTGGAGCGTTAATTTATGATTGAAGCAAAAAAGTTATTTATTAAGTTAATAGAAATTACCTTTTCGGCTTTCTTGAGCTTCAGCCTCATATATGCATTAACTACTTCCCTGTTATTTGATTACAAGCCGTATATGCTTTTTCTGGCCGGTTTACTATTAACCACTATATGGTATGCAGTTTTTTATAATAAGCTTTCACTTAAGATATCGGGTATTATTTTAGGAGTTTTGACTATTGCCGGAACCACATATCTGGCAGCTACCGGCAATCTTATTAAGCTCGCATTGACCTTGTCTTCATTTTTTACCTGGATAATAGACTATTCACAAGACTATGATATGATTAACAAAGTCTACCAGCCATATCTGACTTTAATAATTCTAATAATAGTTACTTTATTGATTTATATCTTTACTTTAAAGAAATTCAACTTTATTGTTATCCTTGCCGGGGGGATTATTCTTTTCTGTATACAGTGGATAAACAATATTTTTGTTAGCTATGCTGCTTTTTATGTCTTTCTAACGGTTATTCTATTGTATTACTTCTTATACATCCATAAAAGGAATAGTTTAAGAGAATCAAATGATTATGTCAATAAATCAATTTTTTCACTTTGGATGATTCCCATAAGCCTGATTGTTATTCTCATATGCTTAGTTTTTCCTACTAAGAATACCCCTATCCAGTTCCCTTGGTTGGATAAAAAAATAAACTCTGTATACAAATATTTTACAAATGTATATAACAATTTTAAATCTTATGAGTTTTTCTCCCTAGAATCGACAGGCTTTGGTGAAGATGGCGGCAGATTGGGCGGCAAAGTTAAGCTCAACAAAACTTTGGTAATGAAGGTAGAATCACCAAAGATTGCCTATCTCAGAGGTGGCAGCCGTGAAGTATATACAGGCACAAGGTG
Above is a genomic segment from Clostridia bacterium containing:
- a CDS encoding DUF58 domain-containing protein, with translation MNRNRKIYLALLISSFLFIYFYGGKIPYMLFFVVLTLPLVSLLYTTVIFLRFKFTQEVDKKTIIKGEKVNFLINIINEDIFLYPYIRVNFYGTDTFFANQFHSKCFSLKPFKKTTFAFELECNYRGQYPIGIKSFDIEDLLGIFKLTYNFNENKEITVYPKIVFLDKFLLKANYLSDSHTILNNNIEDMSTISSIRKYTHGDGYKRIHWKISAKMNELFVKNFQSTSQTNAIMYLDLKKNNMPFDYKTIVEDKVIECAVAVTYYCLMNWIPLDFVYYSSGIVNMEAKNPLDFEDIYKTLSKISFTENIALKDMLEIHLANNIKKTNIVIFTSNVNYDLYNELYRINSSGYQISLIYVSPQDLTGEVNEEADNVLSFLPEIGVNIYKVNINDNIKQVLER